The following proteins are co-located in the Mobula birostris isolate sMobBir1 chromosome 26, sMobBir1.hap1, whole genome shotgun sequence genome:
- the LOC140188266 gene encoding relaxin-3 receptor 1-like, whose product MATFDLDCYLDDDGVSFSPNKTSQCLEDLLKWLIFHGTEVHKEGSKIIRILISIVYSVVCALGLLGNLLVLYLLQANKKKSTMTILVMGLAVTDIQFVLTLPFWAVDTAMDFSWPFGRAMCKVVSPMTVMSMYASAFFLAVMSITRYCSVAQSLKMKGRTSTCGDGLTCVFIWGLACVVTLPQATYSTTIVLPTEELCITKFPELHSNPQFWFGLYQALKVLVGFVLPLAIISASYLLLLRYVNNREMSSNNSKRMSRVTKSVTIVVLAFFISWLPNQAITFWSAFIELNVVHFSVAFYNTQAYVFPVTVCLAHSNSCLNPVLYCLMRREFRAAVRDLVLKVSGVSRIRPSLSREAPGKKGRLPVTISMTR is encoded by the coding sequence ATGGCCACATTTGACCTAGACTGCTACTTGGACGATGATGGAGTTTCCTTTTCGCCCAATAAAACTAGCCAATGTCTGGAAGATCTGCTGAAATGGTTGATTTTCCACGGCACCGAGGTGCATAAGGAGGGGTCCAAGATCATCAGGATCCTGATCTCCATTGTCTACTCTGTGGTGTGTGCCTTGGGTCTGCTGGGCAACCTCCTGGTGCTTTATCTCCTGCAGGCCAACAAGAAGAAGTCCACAATGACTATCTTGGTCATGGGCCTGGCTGTGACTGACATCCAGTTCGTGTTGACCCTACCTTTCTGGGCGGTGGACACGGCCATGGACTTCAGTTGGCCTTTCGGCCGTGCCATGTGTAAGGTGGTGTCACCTATGACAGTGATGAGCATGTACGCCAGCGCCTTCTTCCTGGCTGTGATGAGTATCACCCGGTACTGCTCGGTGGCCCAGTCACTGAAGATGAAAGGGAGGACCTCCACATGCGGGGATGGGTTAACCTGTGTCTTCATCTGGGGGTTGGCTTGTGTGGTAACCCTTCCCCAGGCCACCTACTCCACCACCATCGTGCTCCCCACTGAAGAACTGTGCATCACCAAGTTTCCTGAGCTTCACAGCAACCCCCAGTTTTGGTTCGGGCTCTATCAGGCGCTGAAGGTTTTGGTTGGCTTCGTCCTACCCCTTGCCATCATCTCCGCCTCCTACCTCCTGTTGCTGCGTTACGTCAACAACAGAGAAATGAGTAGCAACAACTCGAAGAGGATGTCCAGGGTCACCAAATCCGTCACCATTGTGGTGTTGGCCTTCTTCATCAGCTGGTTGCCCAACCAAGCCATCACTTTCTGGAGCGCCTTCATCGAGCTCAATGTGGTCCATTTCAGTGTTGCCTTTTACAACACCCAGGCGTACGtcttccctgtgactgtctgCCTAGCGCACAGTAACAGCTGCCTCAACCCGGTCCTCTACTGCCTGATGCGGAGGGAGTTCCGAGCAGCTGTCCGCGACCTGGTGCTGAAAGTCAGCGGGGTTAGCCGCATCCGCCCGTCTCTGTCACGGGAGGCACCCGGCAAGAAGGGACGGCTGCCTGTCACCATCTCCATGACAAGGTGA